GCAAAAGAAATTAATCAGTAAATATCAACACCTTCAATATAAAGTCATACCACCTTTTTTATCGTCATTAAAGTTGATAATAGATACCAAAACAATGtaggtgtttatttattttgcagttaGAAGCCTTGGACAAGGACATATGTTTATTAGTAGATGAGAAGGATAACTTCATAGGAACAGCTACGAAGAGGGAATGTCATAAAGTAGGAGATGATGGTAAAGTGTTACTGCACCGAGCCTTCAGTGTGTTCCTCTTTAACAAGAGAGGGGACATGCTGCTACAGAGGAGGTCCAGCCAAAAAGTAAGAGTAGTTTTTATCctgtttaacttaaaatatgtgTAATGTTGTGAATATAGCTACACTGAGCTCATTTGTACAGGACAGTGTAACATACTAAATCCTAATgaaaaaatttatttttttataattaatgtggctctttattattgtttaaacacTACAAAAAATGGTTACTGCACAATTAATgatgaataaattgaaaattaatattagtagtgttattttcttacaaattgtGACTGGGTGAAGAATGACGTGTATTATTTCAGGTAACATATCCAGACTACTACACAAACGCTTGCTGCAGCCACCCTCTGTACATAGACGGTAAACCTGAGGACGTCGTCACGGCCGCACGGCGCAGGCTTAACCACGAACTGGGAATACCTCTCGACAACGTAAGATATACTataatttcaattgaatttatattttcgCGTATATTATATTGCGGCAGTTAAGATCACCTGATTCTCaccacattttatatttttcacagAATTGTTTCCTATTATCAGATTTCAGTAATATCCTgaatatactttttatcataTTAAATCTTAATTACTATGAGTGATGTTCAGAAAATGTTTTAACTCCTATAAAGCATACAGGAAACATGACATTTATGCATGGCTTTTGCAAAGTCGATCTATTACTCCTATGAAATGATTGGAGCGATCtccgtttttatttttgcttactCTAAACATTATGGACACAAAGACCTAACCACTGGCGCATCTCGGCAGACCTTTGCCCTCTAATAAAACAGTGACGGGGAAAAATCTTCTAtgttaactaatttaatatgttatgtttgttCAGATGGACCCGGAACAGTTTACGTTCCTAACACGGGTGCACTACCACGACCCCGGCGATGGCGTGTGGGGAGAGCACGAGATCGACCACATCCTCTTCTTCCAGAGCGACGTCAAAGTCAAGCCTAACTCTAACGAGATCTCCGAGTACTGCTTCGTGCCTAAAGCTGAGTTTAACGCGTAAGGActtaactattaattattactgaCACTATGCCGTAGATTCTTCTTATTGCTTGGATTTTCGCATACACTGCAAGTGACTCCGCCATCCGTCATTACAATTACGtcatatgtaaaaaaaatattctctggATTTTTGCAACTTGTATTGTATTTCAACTCAGTCAGAAACATGGCAGCTTAATGACGCGTCGCGCTATAATCGATCTTTAGTATGCCGTTTTAATCTACATGTCACACGAGttgaattaatataattataatttgatttactCTTAGTATCTTCGCCGCGCCTCCGTTAGTTTGTGTCGGTCTTACAATGCTTCTCTGCATCACCCTTGACTGTGTATATGAAATTCAAAggttataaaatactatatgtTTCTTCAGGTATCTACCAACTCTAGAAGGTCCTATAACCCCATGGTTCAACATGATACGTCGCCACAGACTCAAGTTATGGTGGGACAACCTCCATCGTCTCAAGGAACTCGCCGAGCCTGACAAGATACAGAAATTCATGAATGAAAAATAGTCTTGTGCCTCACATAAATATAACTTAGatacatttcaaatttatttattgttttatcaaagGAGAATGAGTAAACTATCTACCTTTGGCATTGCATTTATtgaaaactgttaaaatatattttatttatatcatggTTTTGCTGTTACCACAACGCTGCATTGTAGCCTCTCGTCACGGGGAAGAAATAGATTAAACCGCATTAGACATTCTAATAGTCCTCCAACGATGGATATATGACGTGCGAAATCACATCGCAGGTTTCTGCGCGAAGCGAAAATGTTGTATTTCCACTTGTATATTGAAGCTACACGCGGACTGTATGTAAACCAAATATAACAGATAAAAATTAAGGTGATAAGATTaagtgtttattattgttactaacaCTCACGTCATAACATTTATGAAATTACGAGccattaatttgttaaataggGTGTTAGGGAATTAACAAAGCTAAATTATAAGCATTTAGGCATTAACGTTCgtgttattttagattttaagtaataagtaaataatatttgggataataaaaacaagaaaatcgCTCATCCTCCTTTGATTcattgcttattttttatttaaatgtgaaattatgCTTGTTAGCACTTACTGTAAATAGTTGAAACTTATGTTAGTAAAAGGGTgctttcaaattataaaatgaaatgtttatttttgaagagAATCGTCATAAGTTTCATAAATCTGTAAGctctttatttaattacaataatataacaataaaatatttattataaattcaaatgttttattattaaattatgcgTACCTATATTATTGTTGGATTTGTAAACATAACTTAAACGTACTTCAATGTAAACAGGTAGccgtataaaatattcagtcGAGCAGCATTTCGGTGTAAGACTGTCTGACTGCGAAGTTCATACATGTAATAACTACTGGTGatcgtgaaataaaataagcgAAATGGAGTTTCATTGCTTAATTATAAAAGCATCACCACATTAATAAGACACGATTCTTCTCGGCGCGTCCATTTGCTTTAAACTCTGAATCTACTATACGAAATTTCATGTGGGTTTCATCAATGGGTACAGGTGAAAtggtaaagtttttttataaaataaattttgtaccGACAAGCTATATTATAACGagaatattattcttaaaacgAAAAATTTGTGGTGACAGTGCTTCATCATACTCGACGGCAAAGCTGTTCTTTGACCGTTTGCTATACTTGCATTTACATAAAATGGCATCGAAATCATGTATCACACCTACCAAGAAATTAATGGATTCTATACTTATATTCATGGGTACttttttatctatacaaatatctCATAACTGAGTTGACAtcgattaattaaaatattattctgaagGTTAAAACGTTACACACAATGCCTCATTAAGTGCCTTTTTGTTAAACAACTCAATAAAATAGGTATCTTACTATATTTTCTACAGCATTGTGGGAATTGCTCAGTTATTTCAGGGCACGTTAAGAGTGAAAacttataaacaatttaatcaGTTTCAGCAGTTTTGCGAGTTACATTCAAATTTGGACTAAACGTTCGTGAGTGAGAGTGTGAGGATAAATAAAGTGATGGAGATGAAGGAGATATCAGCAGTCCAGGTTAGTAGGTACAATGTTATAGATATGTCAACGAAAATATTAGAATAATCATACTTCTGATGCCGGTCACCGCCTGATGGCAAGGTCATTGTCCTTGTCCTGAACTCATGAAGTGGGTTTAACACCACACAAGAACTAAGTACGACAgacacaaataaatttaaactgaTGTCATTGGGTACCCTCGCCTAGTGTTTGCTGTACCACTCGACAATTTCTTTTCAGGCTGCAGCCCTCGATAACGAACTCTGCTTATTGGTAAATGAACAAGATGCTATCACTGGATCAGCCACCAAGAGAGAATGCCACAAAATCGGACCCGATGGGAGTCTGCTACTACATAGAGCTTTCAGTGTGCTTCTGTTTAACTCAGCAGGAGAACTCCTCGTACAAAAGAGGGCCAGTCAAAAGGTAACTTGATAAGAATAAGTGGGATGAACCCCATGAGTACCTACTTAACCAATGTTTAGGTACTACCTACTGTATTGCAAAATAACTGGTATTGTAACTggtaataggtaggtacctccaaaaaaataaagacattatCACAGTCCCTTGCCTAGGTACTTAAAAGTCTACGTAGTCTATAAATCACGTACCTAGGTAACTCAAGTTACTAAATAACATGTTCTGAATCTTTCAGGTGACATATCCAGACTGTTTTACAAACTCATGCTGCAGTCACCCTCTACTCATAAACAGTCAGCCCGAAGACGTCATCACCGCTGCGATTCGCAGGCTCAACACGGAGCTAGGCATACCAAGCGAACAGGTAAGCAacacaacatttgtacttaaaaTTGCTTTTACTATTGATTTCTGTAAAGGTACCTAATCTCAAAACATCCGTACCTACCTACAATTCTACAAAAGTAATAAGTGAGTGAGCGGCTACTACTATAAAAACTCAATCGCACTGTTAATAAAAAACTCGATTGAACAAATTCCTGATCTGCTAGGTAAGTACTCCGTACCTATAGTAGGTTTCGTAATTAGTAAaacgttataaaaatagatCAACTTTTTCTGACTTCAGTTAAAGCGAGAAGACTTTACACTAATCGGTCGCATCTTGTATATGGACACTGGCGATGGAGTGTGGGGAGAACATGAGCTGGACTACGTGCTGATAATACAACGGGATGTCGATGTAACACCCAACCCTGACGAAATTGCTGAAATACAATACATCTCTAAGGATAACTTCGATAGGTTTGTCGTTACACTACACTACTACGAAAGTCagtcaaacataaaatatttcagttccGTGAAAGGGAATAGGAGTTCTCACGTGGGTACTGatgatttttaatatgtttgaaaatacatttattttttacattggcAGCTTTATGGACAATTTGAAAGTAACGCCATGGTTCAAACTGCTGCACCAGCACTTGATGCGACACTGGTGGGACAATCTTCACCGTCTACAAGATATAGCGAAGCCACACAACATCCATTCctttatagatattaaataaaatatttttgaattaaatgGGTAACTAAACCTAATATTGTAAGGCGCATTTATAAATGTAGCTCTGTCGAAATGGCCAGATAGGTGATGGTTTCTTTATGTGTCCCTGTTACCGATATGGATGAGtcctttaattatttaataaaatttttacataCTTTGAATtgacatataattatgtaattgcGTTCGTAAAAAACTTAAGTAAGTACTAGTGTAGGTACTTGTTAACGTAATTAGGTGCTAAGactaatatttattgaaaacttctaatctttatgaaaaaaaatttttaatagataacttaaaacagaaatagtttttataatatattcgtCAATATTCCatgcatttgtttttttttgtacaaaaccaGCAGTCAGCGTCACACCCGCCTATTCATAAATAGGTTTCAATAATTCATCAGAACTATTAACATCTGAGGCTGAAGAGTTATATCTTTTTCTTCCTCTCCTGTAAGACAGTGACACCCACTGTAAGGTTCGTGCTTGACGAAATTTCTTCtttgtaagtacttttttaCGAGCCGTATGCTTGGGTTGTTCAGTATCGGTCAGCGACCGTAGCAAATATGCGCGACATGTCATCATCTGATTGCCAAAATGAAGACCGCTTCTATAAGCGGTATGGAGGTACCTCGTAGCTATTACTTGCATAATCTGCTGAATAATGTcaaatatcatcatcattggacaactcacatacggtcatttgattccaaactaagcagagcctgtactatagtaacctaataactgataaacatacttatatacttctaaatacatacttatatagataaattaagaACTAGTCTCATCTAACATCAACAAACACAATccgctcatcacacaaatatttgtcccggatgggattcgaacccacatCACGCGGCGATACAGTaattgcggcgaggtgatcacgttaaccactgcgccaaacgtgaaTGATCGACTTTGTTTCAAGCATATATATGTTTAacactaaattataaaatttagtgttaaacataaataaataactaataattaccATTGCGACTATTATGAGAGCTGTAACAGCATTAAATCGCCAGGAAACAGACATCATTTCGCTGATCAATTTCTCTTCACATCCTGCATTCCATATAGTTAATTGTTTCTGAAATATGTGTGGACACCGTCTTGAACAAAATGCTTCAAAATAAGCAATTTATTAACTTGTGAAATCTTCGACATACCTGAGGGTTGTACTTGTAGATAGTACCCACTTTGGTAATACCGTGATGGATGCAAGGGTACAACTCGTCCATAGAGCAACAACTGTATGGCACGTTGTCCGAAACAAACTTATGATTTGATCTGTTACACGATTAATGTATTTTTCAGAATATTACCAAATTGTATGGATTCTTATAGAATAATTACGACAGTAATTGAAgagtgtaatataattttattattgtgatacTAACAAAGCATGTGCGTCAATTCGCTCTCCATTACTGTACCACGGAATGTAGAACCACTCTTGGAAAGAGACACGACCACAGCAATGAAACCTCGTTTGTAGTCTGTCTATAGCCACTTTAGATGGTAGATGGCTTGAATACCTGAGCATAGCTTTTGTGATACCACCTTTTATTTTTGCTGAAACATGCagcgaaaaaaatatcaagctaTACATCATTTTTGTAGGAACAAAACTAATGTCCAGTAGGTACCTCGTATTATAGTCGACTGTAGGCCGGAATAGAACATGATCGccagaaaaataataatcataatgatGAGAGCCCATATGTAATAGAAAAGTCCGTTCGTCACATCGTGTTCTTTCTTCGGCAGACCAGCTTTGAACAACTGATACAACCCATACaactaaaaaaacatcataagtaagtaggtattatttgtaaatgtgtCTTGACCAGGCCAGTATGGCCAGTCTAATAAACACAGGTTctgaaataagtaggtacctaaagaAATTAGAATACCTAGGTACCAATTTCCTAATTTAAATCGAGTTAGCAGAATACGATACACGAGCTTTTTCGATAAGAATCAATAATGAACCATATTGGTACTTGTGCTTCTGATTTATCCTcagattatttataattaccCGGTATGTCTCGAATatgaaccgggaaacgtagtgttggcaggccccccacaagatggaccgacgacctggtaagggttgccggagtccgatggatgagggcggcccaggaccggtcctattggcgctcgatgggggaggcctttgtccagcagtggacgattcccggctgagatgatgatgatgatgatgtctcGAATATAGATTATACAGTAGGATGTGCTACTATTAAGTGAAAACATGTTTACCTCTATAACGACAGCAATAATAGATCCACAAGCAATAATTACAGGTATAGCGTTTCCATCGGGCCAACACACAAGATCTAATAAAGTTCCTTCTTCACTTCGTATTCCTTCCGAAGTATTTACTAACCATATCAAATAGAATATTACAACGGGCATGCAAGCCATCATAAGCatcctaatattattaaacgaaGCCCAAGTTAAGTACATCATAGAAAtgttgcttatttattaaaggaaaacCTTAAAGTATGTATTATTGCAGtcaataatatagttttttttataattcaagcTTCCTATTTCGTGATGGAACGTAAAGACGTGATGTGACATAATCCACCAATGAGTATTCACCCAAATCTATCAgtctaaaagtaaattattattataaataagcatctacttacctatattttttaaagcccCGTATGTTTACgaataagtttgttttatatcaaCTACTTGGGCACTCATTCTACAAACTTCAGgaatgtaggtaggtacgttATACATTTAAACACTCCTCAATAAGAAGACAAGCGGTTATCTTACACTAAAAATAACTAGACCTTTTTATGCTTATCAATTACCTACAGATAGatagtatataagtattatttaacataattaatagaaaatgtaatttccgaattaatcatattttttatctgtaacTTCCATTGTGATGACATAAGTCCGACATAATATTTTGACTTTGACATGTTGATAACAACCGAATAGATATAAATTCAACAACATATGTGCAAAAAGTAATTTCGAGAGATAGGGGTGCAATTTACtcttatgattttatttttcatttacttttttagTTCTACTAATTATAACAAGTGTTCAAAGTTACTATGAATGAGCAAATTTTACGAAAACTATGGGTGATAAAGTTTGTCATAAAAGTTGTCTATCCAAAGTACAACTATTATACATTCCTTGTTTTTCTCGCGATAAGGTATAGAATTCGCTATCAGAAGAGAAATTTAAATCGACCAGATATGGATACGTTTGAGGTGAAAACTATTCCTCTCAATATAGCGAAAGTACTCGCCAAAGAAAGACTGGAAGAAAATTTCCCTGTgcttataacaaaatgtataatcATATCAAAAGAACAGTTTATACAACTGGCcagtgaaaatttattttatattgacaaTGGAGTACTATGGCTAGCATTAAAATTATCAGCAGAAgagaaaagaaaacataatgaGAAAAGCACTAACAAAGAGACAAAGTTTAATCTCCACTTCATGACGTCAGAATTGCACAAAAAGCTCTGgaaagacaaaataaaagatGACATTGAGAACATAAGAATAGTGCCAGTTATTGGTTCCAAACATGTCCCAGAGAACCTAGCACTCACTaatgaaattgaatattttaatatttcgtcTTGTTTTGGTTTAAATAACAGCACAAATATCTCTGTAACTTGTCACCCGCTGCCTAATTTAGATAGCTCCCCAAAAATAGCAGCTGTAGCAGAAGTAAGTGTAATAGTGAATGACTATGACCTGGCAAATGATTTTGTCAAAGAGGTTTTAAACAACCATTTTGAGACACCAAAGTTAATGAGCATAAATGACATATTTAGTATAGAACTCTCACCAGAGACCACTGCAAAGtatcattacaaatatttagatttGGTAGAATCCACTGGGAGACTTTATTTTAAGTGTAGAAAGCTGTCTAGTGATGCTAATAATGTAAGCAATGAGTCTAAGGACAACATAGTGcctgcatattttataataaaaggtGTAACACAGCTTACTTTAGGAgaaaacattcataatattaaaccAAAAGATGAGTACTTTAAACTGAAACCAAAGAAGGGCTTCCACACCATGCACCTTTGTCCCACTGGATTAAAACATAAGTTTGATCAAATTCAAGAGACCATTCAACCTTTTCTCACTGGGGAAATgagtaaagtattattttctattattaaagTAGTTGTATTATTGATTTTCTTAACACTTAATTTTCAAAATCTTCAATTACAGAGGAGTTGTCATCATCTCTGGCAAGTCCAATTATTCCAATGCTTCTGCTAACTGGATCAATGGGTTCTGGACGCCATCTGTTAGCAAAAATACTGGCCAAATACAATGGTATGtgattaataaaaacatttttgatatttccaTTTTAACTTCAATACACAAACTACAAATTTTTGAATACATTTGCCAATGATGCTATCACAGTATTACTTTATGTTTGTGCTTGAACATTTCAGGATTAAATTGTCTTCCAATAGACTGCAATGCATTGCAAAGTTCTACAGCTAAACAAACAGAAAGCAAGATCAATGCTACAGTTCAGAAGGCTAAGGCTGCAGCACCTGTTCTTTTGTTACTAGATAACTTTGAGGTGAGACTCTTACCCTAAAACAACTCCACATAATCAATTTTGGTGATAATTGTATGGAATTCTTTCTTTAATCCCTCTTTATCGAAAATTCTGATAAAGGGAACCCTTTGTAAGCTTCCATACTTGGAAAAATTTTGTctgatttttaatatacataagttatacaaaaataaatgctttttgtaataatattgcttttattttttccagGTGTTTGCAGTAGATCCTGAGAACAATGAAGATTGCAGAGTATTAGAATACTTCATGAACACAATCACAGATTTGTATCAGAACTACACAAAACACCCAATCATATTCATCGCCATCACAGAGAGGCAGGACTTGAAGCCTAATATGCTTAGAATGTTTCTCGACAAGTTTCACATACCTAGACTAAATGTTCAGCAAAGATATGAGATGCTTGAATGGTTTGCAACTGTAATGCAGTTGAACATTGATGGAGAAGAAATTACTTCAAACCAATTGAACACTAAAGAAACTGTTGGTCTCAGTAAATCAGCCAAGGATGTTTTACAAAGGGTTGCAGCTAAAACAGAGACATTCTTGTATGGAGACTTGGATACTCTTCTACATTTTGCTATAAGAGAGTCTTACTTGAAACAACATAACAGTTATAACCAGTTGCCACCTGATCCTGACCTGCATTTAGTACAAGAAGAAGACTTCAATTCAGCATTAGGTAACTCTACCTATTCCACTGCACATTTTAGGTTCAATTAATGACTAAATTTAattggaaataatattatttcattgttatttcaGAATCAATCCGAAGTCTTCAAAGCCAACATCTGGATGCGCCTAAAATTCCGAAAGTATACTGGGAAGACATTGGTGGGCTAGAAAAATTGAAGAAAGAACTACTGAAAACAATAGAGTTTCCCATAAGATATCCACATCTGTTTAAAAACTCTAGTTTGAAAAGATCAGGTAATTCAACAAATCACattttgtcttattttttaCCTGCTACTGCTGATTACAAGACATATCTCACCTACTTTTGATCATTATTTTTCAGGAATATTGCTTTATGGGCCTCCAGGCTGCGGCAAAACTCTGGTAGCCAAAGCTGTGAGCACAGAACTTAATGTCAGTTTTCTAAGTGTGAAAGGACCTGAATTACTTAACATGTATATTGGAC
Above is a window of Anticarsia gemmatalis isolate Benzon Research Colony breed Stoneville strain chromosome 19, ilAntGemm2 primary, whole genome shotgun sequence DNA encoding:
- the LOC142981107 gene encoding isopentenyl-diphosphate Delta-isomerase 1-like codes for the protein MLVRRFTRTLWNTVRVEKRLLASEPVKPQVEEKDNTDPSQLEALDKDICLLVDEKDNFIGTATKRECHKVGDDGKVLLHRAFSVFLFNKRGDMLLQRRSSQKVTYPDYYTNACCSHPLYIDGKPEDVVTAARRRLNHELGIPLDNMDPEQFTFLTRVHYHDPGDGVWGEHEIDHILFFQSDVKVKPNSNEISEYCFVPKAEFNAYLPTLEGPITPWFNMIRRHRLKLWWDNLHRLKELAEPDKIQKFMNEK
- the LOC142981303 gene encoding peripherin-2-like, producing MMYLTWASFNNIRMLMMACMPVVIFYLIWLVNTSEGIRSEEGTLLDLVCWPDGNAIPVIIACGSIIAVVIELYGLYQLFKAGLPKKEHDVTNGLFYYIWALIIMIIIFLAIMFYSGLQSTIIRAKIKGGITKAMLRYSSHLPSKVAIDRLQTRFHCCGRVSFQEWFYIPWYSNGERIDAHALSNHKFVSDNVPYSCCSMDELYPCIHHGITKVGTIYKYNPQKQLTIWNAGCEEKLISEMMSVSWRFNAVTALIIVAMIMQVIATRYLHTAYRSGLHFGNQMMTCRAYLLRSLTDTEQPKHTARKKVLTKKKFRQARTLQWVSLSYRRGRKRYNSSASDVNSSDELLKPIYE
- the LOC142981090 gene encoding uncharacterized protein LOC142981090: MEMKEISAVQAAALDNELCLLVNEQDAITGSATKRECHKIGPDGSLLLHRAFSVLLFNSAGELLVQKRASQKVTYPDCFTNSCCSHPLLINSQPEDVITAAIRRLNTELGIPSEQLKREDFTLIGRILYMDTGDGVWGEHELDYVLIIQRDVDVTPNPDEIAEIQYISKDNFDSFMDNLKVTPWFKLLHQHLMRHWWDNLHRLQDIAKPHNIHSFIDIK
- the Pex6 gene encoding peroxisomal biogenesis factor 6 — translated: MNEQILRKLWVIKFVIKVVYPKYNYYTFLVFLAIRYRIRYQKRNLNRPDMDTFEVKTIPLNIAKVLAKERLEENFPVLITKCIIISKEQFIQLASENLFYIDNGVLWLALKLSAEEKRKHNEKSTNKETKFNLHFMTSELHKKLWKDKIKDDIENIRIVPVIGSKHVPENLALTNEIEYFNISSCFGLNNSTNISVTCHPLPNLDSSPKIAAVAEVSVIVNDYDLANDFVKEVLNNHFETPKLMSINDIFSIELSPETTAKYHYKYLDLVESTGRLYFKCRKLSSDANNVSNESKDNIVPAYFIIKGVTQLTLGENIHNIKPKDEYFKLKPKKGFHTMHLCPTGLKHKFDQIQETIQPFLTGEMKELSSSLASPIIPMLLLTGSMGSGRHLLAKILAKYNGLNCLPIDCNALQSSTAKQTESKINATVQKAKAAAPVLLLLDNFEVFAVDPENNEDCRVLEYFMNTITDLYQNYTKHPIIFIAITERQDLKPNMLRMFLDKFHIPRLNVQQRYEMLEWFATVMQLNIDGEEITSNQLNTKETVGLSKSAKDVLQRVAAKTETFLYGDLDTLLHFAIRESYLKQHNSYNQLPPDPDLHLVQEEDFNSALESIRSLQSQHLDAPKIPKVYWEDIGGLEKLKKELLKTIEFPIRYPHLFKNSSLKRSGILLYGPPGCGKTLVAKAVSTELNVSFLSVKGPELLNMYIGQSEENVRKVFEAARASSPCIVFLDELDALAPRRGAAGDSGGASDRVVSQLLAEVDGVTSGEDADTSSFVFIMGATNRPDLLEQSLLRPGRLDKLIYVGPYCGPREKTCVLKALCRNYRLREEVDLETVAAALPDSCTGADLLQVVSTARSAAVRSLVAKLHAGIVKESELSPDSVILGNSEMWEGVESFRPSVTNEELTYYESLQSQM